Proteins encoded together in one Thermoplasmata archaeon window:
- the pyrF gene encoding orotidine-5'-phosphate decarboxylase: MRVERRLIVALDVADGARAQSIARAVRDRVDALKIGWPLVLTAGLGIVKDLATLANVVCDFKVADIPNISRLVVERAVAAGASGVICHGFAGEDSVRACVEAAGRADVFVVTELSHPGGQEYTAKFAEEFARIAVRAGAAGIIAPATRPDRVRTLRGIVGTKLILAPGVGAQGGSASAAIAAGADAVIVGRAIYESSDPEATARGIEEEIRAARRV; encoded by the coding sequence ATGCGGGTCGAACGCCGGCTGATCGTGGCGCTCGACGTGGCCGACGGCGCGCGGGCGCAGTCGATTGCGCGGGCCGTCCGGGACCGCGTCGACGCCCTCAAGATCGGCTGGCCCCTCGTCCTCACGGCCGGCCTCGGGATCGTGAAGGACCTCGCAACGCTCGCGAACGTCGTGTGCGACTTCAAGGTCGCGGACATCCCGAACATCAGCCGCCTCGTCGTCGAACGGGCCGTGGCCGCCGGTGCGTCCGGGGTGATCTGCCACGGCTTCGCGGGCGAAGACTCCGTGCGGGCGTGCGTCGAGGCCGCGGGCCGCGCGGACGTGTTCGTCGTCACCGAATTGAGCCATCCGGGCGGTCAGGAGTACACGGCGAAGTTCGCGGAGGAGTTCGCGCGAATCGCGGTCCGCGCGGGAGCCGCGGGGATCATCGCGCCGGCCACTCGGCCGGATCGCGTGCGGACGCTGCGCGGGATCGTCGGCACGAAGCTGATCCTCGCGCCCGGGGTCGGCGCACAGGGCGGCAGCGCCTCCGCCGCGATCGCGGCCGGCGCGGATGCGGTGATCGTCGGCCGGGCGATTTACGAATCATCGGACCCCGAGGCGACAGCACGCGGGATCGAGGAGGAAATCCGAGCTGCGCGTCGCGTCTGA
- a CDS encoding GNAT family N-acetyltransferase, producing MRPTNLLCPGPFAQLTTAAPTFDFDAARALLDSDPIGNAVVWDRAFQQPGYEVCVHGSPPRGLIAVHRMGSPGGANFVALHALDAPAAGALGERVPSGFTIVHLTEEFSLPIVEARATEFRPRTAWLFDLDRKDFVDRPDDRVRPLDPEWAGRVAKLWQPDWPAEPYVRRRIEEGPTAAIYEGREPVAWALTHLVTNRAANIGMVHVVEGRRRQGLARAVVAAVSRELLRLGKVPTLHAYADNRASLALFPTLGFQKVKRQVWADAVFP from the coding sequence ATGAGGCCGACAAACCTTTTGTGCCCCGGGCCGTTCGCCCAACTCACGACCGCCGCTCCCACCTTCGATTTCGACGCCGCACGGGCCTTACTCGACTCCGATCCGATCGGCAACGCCGTCGTGTGGGATCGCGCGTTCCAACAGCCCGGCTACGAGGTATGCGTGCACGGGTCCCCTCCGCGCGGGCTCATCGCGGTCCACCGAATGGGCAGTCCCGGCGGCGCGAATTTCGTGGCCCTCCACGCCCTCGACGCGCCGGCCGCCGGCGCGCTCGGCGAGCGCGTGCCGTCGGGATTCACGATCGTTCACCTGACGGAGGAGTTTTCCCTCCCGATCGTAGAGGCTCGGGCGACGGAGTTCCGCCCGCGGACCGCTTGGCTCTTCGATCTCGACCGGAAGGACTTTGTCGACCGACCCGACGACCGCGTGCGGCCGCTCGATCCGGAGTGGGCGGGTCGCGTCGCAAAGCTCTGGCAGCCGGACTGGCCCGCGGAACCGTACGTGCGGCGGCGGATCGAGGAGGGGCCTACCGCCGCGATCTACGAGGGCCGCGAGCCGGTCGCGTGGGCCCTCACCCACCTCGTCACGAATCGCGCGGCCAACATCGGGATGGTCCACGTCGTCGAGGGGCGCCGGAGGCAAGGACTCGCGCGAGCCGTCGTCGCCGCGGTCTCCCGGGAGCTCCTTCGCCTCGGCAAGGTCCCAACCCTCCACGCCTATGCAGACAACCGGGCGTCCCTCGCCCTGTTCCCGACCCTCGGCTTTCAGAAGGTGAAGCGGCAGGTGTGGGCCGACGCGGTGTTCCCATGA